A genome region from Nycticebus coucang isolate mNycCou1 chromosome 22, mNycCou1.pri, whole genome shotgun sequence includes the following:
- the MED8 gene encoding mediator of RNA polymerase II transcription subunit 8 isoform X2 — protein MQREEKQLEASLDALLSQVADLKNSLGSFIYKLENEYGRLTWPSVLDSFALLSGQLNTLNKVLKHEKTPLFRNQVIIPLVLSPDRDEDLMRQTEGRVPVFSHEVVPDHLRTKPDPEVEEQEKQLTTDAARIGADAAQKQIQSLNKMCSNLLEKISKEERESESGGLRPNKQTFNPADTNALVAAVAFGKGLSNWRPSGSSGPGQPGQPGAGTILAGASGLQQVQMAGAPSQQQPMLSGVQMAQAGQPGKMPSGIKTNIKSASMHPYQR, from the exons ATGCAG agggaggagaaGCAGCTTGAGGCATCCTTAGATGCACTGCTGAGTCAAGTGGCTGATCTGAAGAACTCACTGGGGAGTTTCATTTACAAGTTGGAGAACGAGTATGGCAGGCTAACCTG GCCCTCTGTCCTGGACAGCTTTGCCTTGCTCTCTGGGCAGTTGAACACTCTGAACAAGGTCTTGAAGCATGAAAAGACACCCCTGTTCCGTAATCAGGTCATCATCCCTCTGGTGCTGTCCCCAGACCGAGATGAAGATCTCATG CGGCAGACTGAAGGACGGGTGCCGGTTTTCAGCCATGAGGTAGTCCCTGACCATCTGAGAACCAAGCCTGACCCTGAAGTTGAAGAGCAGGAGAAGCAACTGACAACAGACGCTGCCCGCATTGGTGCCGATGCAGCTCAG AAGCAGATCCAGAGCTTGAACAAAATGTGCTCAAATCTTCTGGAGAAAATCAGCAAAGAGGAGCGAGAATCTGAGAGTGGAG GTCTCCGGCCGAACAAGCAGACCTTTAACCCTGCGGACACCAATGCCTTGGTGGCAGCAGTTGCCTTTGGGAAGGGGCTGTCTAACTGGAGACCTTCAGGCAGCAGTGGTCCTGGCCAGCCGGGCCAGCCAGGAGCTGGGACAATCCTTGCAGGAGCCTCAGGATTACAGCAGGTGCAGATGGCAGGAGCTCCAAGCCAGCAGCAACCAATGCTCAGTGGGGTGCAGATGGCTCAAGCAGGTCAGCCAG GGAAAATGCCAAGTGGAATAAAAACCAATATCAAGTCAGCTTCAATGCATCCCTACCAGCGGTGA
- the MED8 gene encoding mediator of RNA polymerase II transcription subunit 8 isoform X1: MQSPRRRLKKREEKQLEASLDALLSQVADLKNSLGSFIYKLENEYGRLTWPSVLDSFALLSGQLNTLNKVLKHEKTPLFRNQVIIPLVLSPDRDEDLMRQTEGRVPVFSHEVVPDHLRTKPDPEVEEQEKQLTTDAARIGADAAQKQIQSLNKMCSNLLEKISKEERESESGGLRPNKQTFNPADTNALVAAVAFGKGLSNWRPSGSSGPGQPGQPGAGTILAGASGLQQVQMAGAPSQQQPMLSGVQMAQAGQPGKMPSGIKTNIKSASMHPYQR, translated from the exons ATGCAGAGTCCAAGAAGACGGCTCAAGAAG agggaggagaaGCAGCTTGAGGCATCCTTAGATGCACTGCTGAGTCAAGTGGCTGATCTGAAGAACTCACTGGGGAGTTTCATTTACAAGTTGGAGAACGAGTATGGCAGGCTAACCTG GCCCTCTGTCCTGGACAGCTTTGCCTTGCTCTCTGGGCAGTTGAACACTCTGAACAAGGTCTTGAAGCATGAAAAGACACCCCTGTTCCGTAATCAGGTCATCATCCCTCTGGTGCTGTCCCCAGACCGAGATGAAGATCTCATG CGGCAGACTGAAGGACGGGTGCCGGTTTTCAGCCATGAGGTAGTCCCTGACCATCTGAGAACCAAGCCTGACCCTGAAGTTGAAGAGCAGGAGAAGCAACTGACAACAGACGCTGCCCGCATTGGTGCCGATGCAGCTCAG AAGCAGATCCAGAGCTTGAACAAAATGTGCTCAAATCTTCTGGAGAAAATCAGCAAAGAGGAGCGAGAATCTGAGAGTGGAG GTCTCCGGCCGAACAAGCAGACCTTTAACCCTGCGGACACCAATGCCTTGGTGGCAGCAGTTGCCTTTGGGAAGGGGCTGTCTAACTGGAGACCTTCAGGCAGCAGTGGTCCTGGCCAGCCGGGCCAGCCAGGAGCTGGGACAATCCTTGCAGGAGCCTCAGGATTACAGCAGGTGCAGATGGCAGGAGCTCCAAGCCAGCAGCAACCAATGCTCAGTGGGGTGCAGATGGCTCAAGCAGGTCAGCCAG GGAAAATGCCAAGTGGAATAAAAACCAATATCAAGTCAGCTTCAATGCATCCCTACCAGCGGTGA